A portion of the Paenibacillus hamazuiensis genome contains these proteins:
- a CDS encoding cyclase family protein, which translates to MEHIINNVYNQLAKLRVVDLSVTLEPGIPRFPTHPHLVIDQTVTHKHDGYYCQSISMAEHTGTHVDSPAHIHPSKMDVTIETFPVDYLIRPAVRYDLSQFDPQPGELLTPEHLLKLEEQMGDGVKEGEIALLHYGWMKYWDTGVNWKWYASNAPGLAMEAAKLFQERGIRAIGSDTIACDQAMIEGVAKKSYGHDEFWLPNNILIMESFANLDQLSNRSLFVASPLKIRNGSGSPIRAWAYCS; encoded by the coding sequence ATGGAGCACATTATCAATAATGTATATAATCAATTGGCAAAGCTGAGAGTAGTGGATCTGTCGGTTACCCTCGAGCCCGGTATTCCACGTTTTCCTACTCATCCACATTTGGTGATCGATCAAACCGTTACCCATAAACATGACGGTTATTATTGTCAATCTATTAGCATGGCGGAGCATACGGGCACGCATGTCGACTCCCCTGCACATATTCATCCTTCAAAAATGGACGTCACTATTGAGACGTTCCCGGTGGATTATTTGATTCGTCCTGCTGTTCGCTACGACCTCAGTCAATTCGACCCGCAGCCCGGAGAACTCTTGACACCCGAACATTTATTAAAGCTTGAAGAACAGATGGGCGACGGCGTGAAAGAAGGAGAAATCGCGTTGCTCCATTACGGTTGGATGAAATATTGGGATACTGGAGTAAACTGGAAGTGGTATGCCTCCAACGCGCCGGGGCTAGCAATGGAGGCAGCCAAGCTATTTCAAGAGCGCGGCATCCGTGCCATCGGTAGTGATACGATCGCATGCGATCAAGCAATGATCGAAGGAGTCGCCAAAAAATCGTACGGGCATGACGAGTTCTGGTTGCCTAATAACATCTTGATCATGGAAAGCTTCGCCAATCTCGATCAACTATCGAATCGCAGCCTGTTCGTAGCCTCCCCGCTGAAAATAAGAAACGGCTCCGGATCCCCAATTCGAGCCTGGGCATATTGTTCTTAA
- a CDS encoding DeoR/GlpR family DNA-binding transcription regulator, which yields MKERWTKIVSLVNGSKELSVIELSNSCGVSEVTIRKDLIELEKQGLLIRTHGGAVALTERNVPSYFARSQFETPEKQAIAKAAAELIEEGDSVIIDAGTTPLAVASYLKDKKISVVTNSLTVGMELSDSAGTISLTSGEIINGRLSLAGPDAEKYIESLRVNKAIIGASGFRADYGFTTSSTIEAAIKQKMVKAANQVIIVVDHTKFDKVKLANFIAFTNIYMVVTSTKAPKEALQALTDNGVKVKLADVTS from the coding sequence ATGAAGGAAAGATGGACTAAAATCGTTTCTCTTGTAAATGGTTCCAAGGAGTTGTCGGTGATTGAATTAAGCAATTCATGCGGGGTTTCGGAAGTCACCATTCGAAAAGATCTTATCGAGTTGGAAAAACAGGGTTTGCTCATCAGAACTCATGGTGGTGCCGTTGCTCTAACCGAACGAAACGTTCCCTCCTACTTCGCACGAAGTCAATTTGAGACTCCGGAGAAACAAGCGATAGCAAAAGCTGCTGCGGAGTTAATCGAAGAGGGTGATTCGGTCATCATCGATGCCGGGACAACACCGCTCGCAGTTGCTAGTTACTTAAAAGATAAGAAAATTTCCGTTGTAACTAACTCTTTGACTGTCGGCATGGAACTATCCGATTCCGCTGGAACTATATCCTTGACTTCCGGCGAAATTATTAATGGCCGGTTGTCCCTTGCAGGGCCGGATGCCGAGAAATATATAGAATCCTTACGAGTAAATAAAGCCATTATAGGTGCTAGTGGTTTTCGAGCCGATTATGGTTTCACCACCTCCTCCACCATTGAAGCGGCAATTAAACAGAAGATGGTGAAAGCCGCGAATCAAGTCATTATTGTTGTTGACCATACGAAATTCGATAAGGTCAAACTTGCTAACTTTATTGCTTTTACAAACATTTACATGGTCGTTACTTCAACAAAAGCTCCCAAAGAAGCATTGCAAGCATTAACTGATAATGGCGTAAAAGTCAAACTAGCTGACGTAACTTCATAA
- a CDS encoding response regulator — protein MLQLLLVDDEINIVESMATKIQWSELGIESVFRAYSGEEALEILKTTTIDIVITDIRMPGIDGLALMELIKNRWKKTKVILLSGYAEFEFAKKAITNHAYDYLLKPISDEHIYMKVKEVVGVLLKEQANDLSYQKALQTMREHLPKHRAELLNELLQGKKLSYAHLFEKLTMLQIPLTDAEPFALMIVRLEDEFVEKDYYSLSLLEYAVGNMAEEIFNDTFRLWHCKDVHDYLVYVVSLKQENNSKLPEYANAYFEERAVQLQLDIKRYLKGKVSILISEWGGFPEDLTKLYHSALSAFRKRVGNQREIFTLANGIMEVERAPYLQSLYEAPLLVHLMEAANWKESSDRLISIFDELKQKWGESKEFLIEVFFSIYSTLSYIAHKNGKELKEIVSTDLYDVVGLVPCRSVASLQNWAFQALEQIRNYMTQETVSTRQYEVGQIKEFVQNNLTSDVSLQAIAEYTHMHPVNISKLFKSETGENLSDYIFKLKMEKACYLLKNSRLKNYEIALQLGYQNPNYFIKVFKKYFGMTPQEFR, from the coding sequence TTGTTGCAACTACTATTGGTAGATGACGAAATCAATATAGTAGAGAGTATGGCAACTAAGATCCAATGGAGCGAATTAGGAATTGAAAGCGTGTTTAGAGCTTACTCCGGTGAAGAGGCACTCGAAATCTTAAAAACGACCACAATTGATATTGTCATTACGGATATTCGAATGCCAGGTATTGACGGTCTTGCTCTTATGGAATTAATAAAAAATAGATGGAAGAAAACAAAGGTAATATTACTTTCCGGTTACGCTGAGTTTGAGTTTGCAAAGAAAGCAATTACAAACCATGCGTACGATTATCTATTGAAACCTATCAGTGATGAACACATTTATATGAAAGTTAAAGAAGTCGTGGGCGTTCTACTGAAAGAACAAGCTAACGATTTAAGTTATCAAAAAGCACTTCAAACGATGAGAGAACATCTCCCCAAACACAGAGCGGAGTTACTAAACGAATTATTACAAGGCAAAAAATTATCTTATGCCCACTTATTCGAGAAACTCACAATGTTACAGATTCCTCTCACTGATGCCGAACCTTTCGCGCTTATGATTGTAAGGCTGGAAGATGAGTTTGTGGAAAAAGATTATTATAGTCTCTCGCTGCTAGAGTATGCTGTGGGGAACATGGCTGAAGAAATTTTCAATGACACCTTTAGATTGTGGCATTGTAAGGATGTCCATGATTATCTGGTCTATGTTGTTTCTTTAAAGCAGGAAAACAACTCTAAACTTCCGGAATATGCGAATGCTTATTTTGAAGAAAGAGCGGTTCAACTTCAATTAGATATAAAAAGATACTTAAAAGGCAAGGTGTCCATACTGATTAGTGAGTGGGGTGGCTTTCCTGAGGACTTAACAAAGCTTTATCACAGCGCATTGTCTGCATTTCGAAAAAGAGTTGGAAATCAACGGGAAATTTTCACTTTGGCAAATGGGATTATGGAAGTGGAGCGTGCTCCATACTTACAAAGTCTTTATGAAGCGCCTCTACTTGTACATCTAATGGAGGCTGCTAATTGGAAGGAATCATCGGATAGATTAATATCAATCTTTGATGAACTCAAACAAAAGTGGGGGGAATCAAAAGAATTCTTAATCGAAGTTTTCTTCAGTATATATTCGACATTAAGCTATATCGCGCATAAAAATGGCAAGGAACTAAAAGAAATTGTTAGTACGGACCTATATGATGTTGTGGGATTAGTTCCTTGTCGCTCTGTTGCATCCTTACAGAATTGGGCGTTTCAAGCATTGGAACAAATTCGCAATTACATGACGCAAGAGACGGTATCGACTCGCCAATATGAAGTTGGTCAAATTAAAGAGTTCGTACAAAATAACCTTACGAGTGATGTGTCTCTACAGGCGATCGCCGAATATACCCATATGCACCCGGTTAACATTTCCAAATTGTTCAAATCGGAGACGGGGGAAAATTTAAGTGATTATATTTTTAAATTGAAAATGGAAAAGGCATGCTATTTGTTAAAAAACAGTAGGCTTAAAAATTATGAAATTGCTTTACAATTAGGCTATCAGAATCCCAATTATTTTATTAAAGTATTTAAGAAGTATTTCGGCATGACACCACAGGAATTCAGGTAA
- a CDS encoding sensor histidine kinase produces MRLNKSIFAKIVTLICLLLIPILLLYSYSYKVSVDVVKQEIQASSLNRLSFFMSQLESSVDQLAKFSIIVSRDPGIKAYMEQRGRYSQFEKFKAQIDIVQKLNLQVVSSNWDSQLVLFTPDTKEIVSSDFSIIEDDFSYLRTQESQKWVYKNSRAGKVIPEYFSRFSYSNQETSDYMVEVRFSKENIIRMLDQLKYGDQGDPFFFQPANDPIVNSNPNLGLIESISQALKDIHLQDQNSIIVTVNNNKYVVNYNKSDSLGWYLVDYQLLEQTITPIMKSRNLFYISLGLLLVLSIIATFLLYKHVQIPIRKLAKGVKSIRNGNLSVRIQNHNHNDFDYLFDSFNDMAAEIQHLIETVYKEKLRLREATVKQLQSQINPHFLYNCLFYIKSVANMGDTDAVMAMALNLGDYFRYTTRVETTMVTVEEEITMLRNYLSIQHLRIDRFHYEIEIPDEILHMCIPRLLLQPIVENAIIHGIERSKDFGLIEIRGVLNDDVCQILIEDNGEGMSESEIQDLQAKLNAPMDDEMGCGLWNIHQRLCYQFKGQSGLRFQKADSGGLLVVVTWELNK; encoded by the coding sequence ATGAGATTGAATAAAAGCATCTTTGCAAAAATCGTAACGCTCATTTGTTTGCTCTTGATTCCTATTCTTTTGCTATACAGCTATTCCTACAAAGTGAGTGTCGATGTAGTAAAGCAGGAGATTCAAGCGTCCAGTTTAAACCGGTTATCTTTTTTTATGAGTCAGTTGGAATCATCTGTAGACCAGCTAGCCAAGTTCTCCATCATTGTAAGCCGGGATCCTGGGATTAAAGCATATATGGAACAGCGCGGGCGATACTCGCAGTTTGAAAAATTCAAGGCGCAAATAGACATTGTTCAAAAGCTGAATCTGCAAGTCGTTTCGAGTAATTGGGATAGTCAGTTGGTACTATTTACTCCGGATACGAAGGAAATCGTTTCATCGGACTTCTCCATCATAGAAGATGATTTTAGTTATTTACGGACACAGGAGAGTCAAAAATGGGTCTATAAAAATAGTCGTGCGGGGAAAGTGATACCGGAATATTTTTCGAGATTTAGCTATAGCAATCAGGAAACTTCGGACTATATGGTGGAAGTAAGATTTTCTAAAGAAAACATCATACGCATGTTAGATCAATTGAAGTATGGCGATCAGGGGGATCCTTTCTTTTTTCAGCCGGCTAACGATCCAATCGTCAATTCAAACCCTAACCTGGGACTTATAGAATCGATTTCTCAAGCTCTCAAGGATATTCATCTGCAAGATCAAAACAGTATTATAGTGACCGTTAATAACAACAAATATGTGGTCAATTATAACAAGTCGGACAGCCTAGGATGGTATCTGGTAGATTATCAGCTTTTGGAACAAACGATAACGCCGATTATGAAAAGCAGGAACCTGTTTTATATTTCATTGGGACTTCTTTTAGTGCTTAGCATAATTGCAACGTTCTTACTCTATAAACATGTTCAAATTCCAATTCGGAAGCTGGCAAAAGGTGTTAAATCGATTCGAAATGGCAACTTGTCGGTTCGAATTCAAAATCATAACCATAACGACTTCGATTATTTGTTTGATAGCTTTAATGATATGGCCGCAGAGATTCAACATTTGATTGAGACCGTGTACAAAGAAAAGCTTCGTCTGCGTGAAGCGACGGTCAAACAGTTACAATCACAAATTAATCCTCACTTTTTGTATAATTGCTTATTTTACATCAAAAGTGTCGCAAACATGGGCGATACGGATGCGGTCATGGCTATGGCTCTCAATTTAGGGGATTATTTTCGCTATACGACGCGTGTTGAAACAACGATGGTTACCGTCGAAGAGGAAATAACGATGTTGAGAAACTACTTATCGATTCAGCACTTGAGAATAGATCGGTTTCACTACGAAATTGAAATCCCGGATGAAATTCTGCATATGTGTATACCAAGATTACTATTACAACCAATTGTAGAGAATGCAATTATTCATGGAATTGAAAGAAGTAAAGATTTCGGACTTATTGAAATAAGAGGAGTATTAAACGACGATGTTTGTCAAATTCTCATTGAAGATAACGGAGAAGGGATGTCTGAAAGCGAAATCCAAGATCTTCAAGCCAAGTTGAACGCACCTATGGATGACGAAATGGGCTGTGGACTTTGGAACATACATCAAAGGCTTTGTTATCAGTTCAAGGGGCAGTCCGGCCTCCGTTTTCAAAAAGCCGATAGTGGGGGACTCTTAGTAGTCGTTACTTGGGAGCTTAACAAATAA
- a CDS encoding carbohydrate ABC transporter permease, with translation MKKGVASKLLLSGMTGLILLLFSFPFIWMVLSSFKTQVDIQAADRFFKFTPTLQNYSAVFTQYDFMKYIVNSFVVALGSTLFALVLGVSGAYGIARYKMQGIGLTILIARIVPGITFLIPWFVIFNKLEMIDTYAALILSHMLVGLPFIIWIMIPFFESLPLEIEEAGFIDGCSKIKVFLQLVIPISGPGIITSSLMCIIFSWNNFMFSIILSGEKTKTLPIAVFNFLSYAEVNWGGLMAAATIITLPVLVIALVAQKYVVNGMAAGAVKG, from the coding sequence ATGAAGAAAGGAGTAGCTTCGAAACTTCTTTTATCGGGAATGACTGGATTGATCTTGTTACTATTTTCATTTCCGTTTATTTGGATGGTGTTGTCTTCCTTCAAGACCCAAGTGGATATACAAGCAGCTGACCGATTTTTTAAATTTACCCCAACTTTGCAAAACTATTCGGCAGTATTTACCCAGTATGATTTCATGAAATATATTGTGAACAGCTTTGTGGTTGCTCTAGGGTCAACACTGTTTGCATTAGTTCTTGGAGTATCGGGGGCTTACGGCATTGCAAGGTATAAGATGCAAGGAATAGGACTAACGATCTTAATCGCTAGGATCGTACCAGGTATCACCTTTCTTATTCCTTGGTTCGTGATATTCAACAAATTGGAAATGATTGATACTTATGCAGCTCTAATCTTAAGTCATATGCTAGTCGGGCTTCCATTCATTATTTGGATCATGATTCCGTTCTTTGAATCCTTGCCGCTAGAAATTGAAGAAGCAGGGTTTATTGATGGCTGCAGTAAAATAAAAGTATTCTTGCAGCTAGTTATACCCATCTCCGGTCCGGGGATCATTACTTCATCTTTAATGTGTATTATCTTTTCGTGGAACAATTTCATGTTTTCTATTATTCTTTCTGGAGAGAAAACAAAAACGCTGCCGATTGCCGTCTTTAACTTTCTGTCTTATGCTGAAGTCAACTGGGGGGGATTGATGGCGGCAGCCACGATCATCACGTTACCGGTATTGGTCATTGCTTTAGTAGCGCAAAAGTATGTTGTAAATGGAATGGCGGCTGGGGCTGTCAAGGGATAA
- a CDS encoding carbohydrate ABC transporter permease — translation MSASWLDKNFKWVMTLPALLFVLLMMVFPIIYTVRISFFEWSMSASTPPRWVGLENYYQLMVDVRFWKSVWHTFQFMVYALLLQMILGVGIALLLHRDFIGKSFAKTVFLLPMVATPVAMGLVWILIYEPTGGVLNHLVQLVGIRPMDWLGSVKQVIPSLVIIDVWEWTPMITLITMAGLTTIPKDPYESADVDGATGWQKLWYITLPMLQPTILVAVMLRLIDVLKTFDIIYSTTQGGPGSSSETLNIYGYVMAFQYFKLGSASSLLVIFFIIVMSLTLLFMFVRKRLGGIS, via the coding sequence ATGTCAGCATCATGGTTAGACAAAAACTTTAAATGGGTTATGACATTACCGGCTCTTTTGTTCGTGCTTCTTATGATGGTTTTCCCGATCATTTATACAGTTAGAATTAGTTTTTTTGAATGGAGTATGTCGGCTAGCACTCCTCCAAGGTGGGTAGGGTTGGAGAATTATTATCAACTCATGGTTGATGTCCGCTTTTGGAAGTCAGTTTGGCACACTTTCCAATTCATGGTATACGCCCTCTTGCTGCAAATGATATTGGGTGTGGGAATCGCTTTGTTGCTACATAGGGACTTTATCGGCAAAAGCTTCGCAAAAACAGTTTTTTTATTGCCGATGGTTGCTACACCAGTTGCTATGGGCCTAGTATGGATTCTCATCTATGAGCCTACAGGTGGAGTTTTAAATCATCTAGTTCAATTAGTCGGGATTCGTCCAATGGATTGGCTCGGCTCTGTAAAGCAGGTCATCCCATCTCTTGTCATTATTGACGTTTGGGAATGGACACCTATGATCACTTTGATTACAATGGCAGGGCTGACCACAATACCGAAAGATCCCTACGAATCAGCCGATGTAGATGGAGCTACTGGGTGGCAAAAGCTTTGGTATATCACGCTACCTATGTTACAGCCTACGATCCTGGTTGCGGTCATGCTTCGTTTAATCGATGTGTTAAAAACGTTTGACATCATCTATTCAACTACTCAGGGCGGGCCTGGGTCATCTTCTGAAACTCTGAACATATATGGCTATGTGATGGCCTTTCAATACTTTAAACTAGGTTCGGCTTCATCATTGCTAGTCATCTTCTTTATTATCGTAATGTCTTTGACTTTGTTGTTCATGTTCGTACGCAAGCGTCTAGGAGGTATATCATGA
- a CDS encoding ABC transporter substrate-binding protein — protein sequence MEKTRKALKISASAVLCISMLAACSNSGTSKSNEVAGTGKPFQNKKLTVFMANHPWVELIKSYLPEFENKTGMKVDIQSFADDQLSQKNSVQLTSKAATPDVFMIRPLQEARLYAKNDWLEPLDEYVKKDTSYDFNDFSKSAVAGTIVNNKIMAIPVISDQEVLYYRKDLLAKAGLSVPKTLDELENAIKKLHDPDNGVYGFVARGQRALLVAQASSFLFSEGGDFTKGDKAVVNSPEAIKAFKYYGGWLKNYGPPGVMNMSWPQAMGLFAQGKAAFFTDASSIYQNAIDKEKSKVADQVGYALFPAGSAGSKPYNITAWGISLNPKSTNKDGAWEFIKWATSKEMTLRTQKTGVPGVRDSVWNNPEAVSSFPPELVSVIKESKNIGVGYDRPQIVSVGEARDAIGDIVIKYIMGEDIQAAADKANKDFQAIIDKDKSK from the coding sequence ATGGAAAAAACACGGAAGGCATTAAAAATTAGTGCTAGTGCAGTGCTATGCATAAGTATGTTGGCCGCTTGTTCAAACAGTGGAACTAGCAAGAGCAACGAGGTAGCAGGAACAGGCAAACCGTTTCAAAATAAAAAGCTGACTGTATTTATGGCTAACCACCCTTGGGTGGAGTTGATTAAGTCCTACCTGCCGGAATTCGAGAACAAGACTGGAATGAAAGTAGATATACAAAGCTTCGCGGACGATCAGCTTTCTCAAAAAAACTCGGTACAGTTGACATCAAAAGCGGCTACTCCAGATGTGTTCATGATCCGTCCGCTACAGGAGGCGAGACTCTACGCAAAGAACGATTGGCTAGAGCCGTTGGACGAATATGTAAAGAAAGACACTTCCTATGATTTTAACGATTTTTCAAAGTCCGCTGTAGCTGGGACCATTGTAAATAATAAGATCATGGCGATTCCCGTCATTTCCGATCAGGAAGTGTTATATTACCGCAAAGATTTATTGGCAAAAGCCGGACTATCCGTACCGAAAACCTTGGATGAGTTGGAAAATGCCATTAAGAAGCTGCATGACCCAGATAATGGAGTGTATGGGTTTGTCGCAAGGGGCCAGCGCGCGTTATTAGTGGCCCAAGCTTCCTCTTTCTTATTCTCAGAGGGAGGGGATTTTACGAAAGGCGACAAAGCCGTTGTAAATTCCCCAGAGGCAATTAAGGCGTTTAAATATTACGGAGGATGGTTAAAAAATTATGGCCCTCCTGGTGTAATGAATATGTCGTGGCCTCAAGCTATGGGTCTATTTGCACAAGGGAAAGCTGCATTTTTCACGGATGCAAGCTCCATTTACCAAAACGCTATAGATAAGGAAAAATCAAAGGTTGCTGATCAGGTGGGATATGCATTATTTCCGGCAGGAAGCGCCGGGTCGAAACCTTATAATATTACGGCATGGGGAATTAGCCTAAACCCGAAATCTACAAATAAAGATGGCGCTTGGGAATTTATCAAATGGGCTACAAGCAAGGAAATGACGTTAAGAACGCAAAAAACGGGTGTTCCGGGCGTAAGAGATTCAGTATGGAATAATCCGGAAGCGGTATCTAGCTTCCCTCCTGAGCTTGTCTCTGTGATTAAAGAATCGAAGAATATCGGGGTAGGATACGACCGCCCTCAAATTGTTAGTGTTGGGGAAGCCAGAGATGCAATTGGTGATATTGTGATCAAATATATTATGGGTGAAGATATACAAGCAGCGGCAGACAAGGCTAATAAAGACTTCCAGGCCATTATTGACAAGGATAAATCAAAATAA
- a CDS encoding serine hydrolase domain-containing protein produces MINIDLELVHKSVNEVIDRTLEEKRIVGTVVQIALGGNLVYSRPAGWADREQKRPMQENALFRYASVTKPVVSTAALVLISQGRLQLNDLVEKWLPAFRPKLPNGQYASMTVHHLMTHTAGLTYRFFQAEKGTYELAGVSDGMDLAGITLEENLQRLASVPLLYEPGKMWRYSIATDVLGAVIEKVTGMPLSEAVRVLVTHPLSMMDTDFKAVDTDRLTTAYADSAGEPRRLHDFDTVPFVEGTAGFLLSPNRFTDKTAYPSGGAGMIGSAGDFLKLLETLRQGGNPILPEALVTEMTTNQIGNLVMPYWPGRGFGLGFTLLKNPADANTPESPGTWRMGGTYGHSWFVDPREELSVVAFTNTALEGMSGRFTTELCESVYKGIRGVK; encoded by the coding sequence ATGATAAATATAGATCTGGAATTGGTGCATAAAAGCGTCAATGAGGTAATTGACCGCACACTTGAGGAGAAAAGGATCGTGGGTACCGTCGTCCAAATTGCATTAGGCGGAAACCTCGTTTACAGCAGGCCTGCTGGTTGGGCCGACCGCGAGCAGAAACGGCCGATGCAGGAAAATGCTTTGTTCAGATATGCTTCGGTAACCAAGCCGGTCGTGTCAACGGCAGCCTTAGTATTAATTTCGCAAGGGAGATTGCAGTTAAACGATCTGGTGGAAAAATGGTTGCCCGCCTTTCGTCCCAAACTGCCAAACGGACAGTATGCCTCCATGACCGTTCACCATCTGATGACGCATACCGCCGGCTTAACCTACCGTTTCTTCCAGGCAGAAAAGGGAACTTATGAGCTTGCCGGGGTATCGGACGGCATGGATCTGGCGGGAATTACACTTGAAGAGAATCTGCAAAGACTCGCTTCTGTCCCGCTTCTATATGAGCCGGGGAAAATGTGGAGGTATTCCATAGCAACAGACGTGCTCGGAGCGGTCATCGAAAAGGTTACTGGAATGCCGCTTAGTGAAGCTGTACGGGTGCTTGTAACTCATCCGCTTTCCATGATGGACACGGATTTCAAGGCCGTGGACACGGACAGATTGACCACGGCTTACGCAGACAGCGCTGGAGAGCCCCGGCGCTTGCACGATTTTGATACCGTTCCTTTCGTGGAGGGGACGGCAGGATTCCTCCTTTCACCCAACAGGTTTACCGATAAGACAGCTTATCCTTCCGGGGGAGCCGGCATGATTGGCAGCGCAGGAGACTTTCTTAAACTGCTGGAAACTTTGCGGCAGGGAGGAAATCCGATTCTGCCGGAGGCTCTTGTTACGGAAATGACAACCAATCAAATTGGTAACCTTGTGATGCCCTATTGGCCGGGGAGAGGCTTTGGGCTTGGTTTTACGCTGCTTAAAAACCCAGCGGATGCCAATACACCGGAATCGCCGGGAACGTGGCGGATGGGCGGCACCTATGGTCACTCCTGGTTTGTTGATCCGAGAGAGGAGCTTAGTGTTGTAGCGTTCACCAATACGGCGCTTGAAGGAATGTCAGGCAGGTTTACAACGGAGCTGTGCGAATCTGTCTACAAGGGTATTCGAGGAGTTAAGTAA
- a CDS encoding Lrp/AsnC family transcriptional regulator, whose product MDEIDKSILLHLQNQARLSMTDLGKLVGLSQPAVTERVKRMEEKGVIEEYRTVISSQKVGKQCTAYMLVRTRNCYPFLDFCRSSPEVTECYRISGEHNYLLKVLTETTQELEEFENRCDQYGTYTTLIVMSSPIAYKNLIGETNLLA is encoded by the coding sequence TTGGACGAAATCGATAAAAGCATCCTGCTACATTTGCAGAACCAGGCGAGATTATCAATGACAGATTTAGGAAAGCTGGTGGGACTGTCTCAGCCAGCCGTAACTGAACGTGTGAAACGCATGGAAGAAAAGGGTGTTATCGAGGAATACCGAACCGTCATTTCTTCGCAAAAAGTGGGTAAGCAATGCACAGCCTATATGCTTGTTCGGACCCGGAATTGCTATCCTTTCCTTGATTTTTGTCGTTCATCACCGGAGGTCACGGAATGTTATCGGATAAGCGGAGAGCATAATTATTTATTGAAGGTCCTCACGGAAACAACCCAGGAGCTGGAGGAGTTTGAAAACCGGTGCGATCAATACGGAACCTATACGACTCTGATCGTAATGTCTTCACCGATCGCTTATAAAAATCTCATTGGAGAAACGAATTTGCTCGCATAA
- a CDS encoding MFS transporter — MNSNTALIRKGGTNVSSSKRLPWVGLLALAMAGFICILTESLPAGLLPQIAQDLGVTEALAGQLVTLYAVGSLLAAIPLTTATRGWRRRPLLLLCIIGFLVFNTITALSSVYVLTLVARFFAGVSAGVLWGMTAGYARRMVPDSLKGRAMAVAMVGTPLALALGVPLGTFFGTYTGWRLIFGVVSLLTAALIGWVLWKVPDYAGEPAGDQLPFHKVFLIPGVRPILFVVLAWVLAHNILYTYIAPYLAETAFAQRVDLVLLIFGITSVVGIWVIGMLIDRFLRMLVLISITGFALASAALGIGMDQPAIIILGVTAWGLTFGGAATLLQTAIAQAGGKSADIAQSMLVTAWNVAIGGGGIIGGFLLELLGAGFLPGSLIILLLPSLLAAWLAKKHGFPS, encoded by the coding sequence GTGAACTCAAACACTGCTCTTATAAGAAAAGGCGGTACAAATGTGTCGTCTTCCAAACGTCTACCGTGGGTCGGGCTGCTGGCCTTAGCCATGGCGGGATTCATCTGCATTCTTACGGAAAGCCTGCCTGCTGGATTACTGCCGCAAATTGCACAGGATCTTGGGGTCACAGAAGCTCTTGCCGGACAATTGGTCACTCTTTATGCGGTTGGATCTCTTCTTGCCGCCATTCCTTTGACAACGGCTACCCGCGGGTGGAGGCGCCGGCCGCTTCTTCTGCTATGCATCATCGGCTTTCTTGTATTTAACACCATCACCGCGTTATCTTCCGTTTATGTGCTGACGCTTGTCGCGCGTTTCTTCGCAGGTGTCTCGGCAGGTGTTCTATGGGGGATGACGGCCGGTTATGCGCGGCGCATGGTGCCTGATTCGCTGAAAGGAAGAGCGATGGCAGTAGCCATGGTTGGCACCCCGCTAGCATTGGCGCTGGGCGTTCCGCTTGGCACTTTTTTCGGCACATATACAGGGTGGCGTCTCATTTTCGGAGTTGTATCATTACTGACTGCAGCCCTTATTGGCTGGGTGCTCTGGAAGGTGCCGGATTATGCCGGTGAGCCTGCCGGTGATCAGCTCCCTTTTCACAAGGTTTTCCTGATTCCCGGTGTACGGCCGATTCTGTTCGTCGTTTTGGCATGGGTACTAGCTCATAATATTTTGTACACCTATATTGCACCGTATCTTGCGGAAACCGCGTTTGCTCAGCGAGTGGATTTGGTTCTTCTTATTTTTGGAATTACCTCGGTTGTCGGCATTTGGGTGATAGGCATGCTGATTGACCGTTTTCTAAGAATGCTGGTTTTAATCAGCATCACGGGATTTGCTCTGGCTTCTGCAGCCTTGGGAATCGGAATGGATCAACCTGCAATCATCATTCTTGGTGTTACGGCGTGGGGGCTTACGTTTGGCGGGGCAGCCACTTTACTGCAAACAGCAATAGCACAAGCTGGGGGAAAAAGCGCAGATATAGCCCAATCGATGCTGGTCACCGCGTGGAATGTGGCAATCGGCGGAGGAGGCATTATCGGCGGGTTTCTTCTCGAACTGCTTGGAGCCGGATTCCTTCCGGGCTCATTAATCATCCTGCTGCTTCCCTCCTTGCTTGCAGCTTGGCTAGCTAAAAAGCATGGTTTTCCTTCCTAA